In Desulfomonilia bacterium, the genomic window ATCTTATGAGTGCGGATAAATATGCGGCGCAGGATAAATATGCCGAAGCTGCAATTCAATATCAGAATGCATTAAAGATAGCCCCGGATGATGCAACCACGCTTATAAAACTCGGTGAGCTTCAGATGATCCTGCAAAGGCACGGGGACGCCTTCAGTTCATTTATGAAAGCCTCCAGGATTGATCCGAAGAATATCAAGGCGCATTCCAATCTCGCGACAATTTACCTTCTTGCCAGAAAATATGATGAGGCGTCAAAAGAGGCAACCATAGTACTCGGTCTGAATCCGTCAGATATACATGCAAAGGAGATTCTTGCACAGAGTCTCTTCCTGTCGGGGAAGAAGGATGAAGCCCTTACCCTGTTGAATAACCTGATCGCGAAGGACGAGGCGGGTGAGGGCATGTTTATCGATGCGGTCCAGATCCTTTATGAAATGGGCAATATGGATGATGCACTCAAGCTTATCGATGCAGGCTTGAAGAAATTCCCTTCGTCGGCCGGGATAAGAATGGTTTCATGCCAGGTATATCTGGCAAAAAATAAGCCCGATATCGCATTAAAAATGGCGGAGGATGCATACAGCATATCAAAAGAAGATATAAATTCCGGCCTTTTCCTTGCCGGCTTTGCAGCAAAGAACAACATGCCTGAAAGATTTGCAAGCGTCATGGCCGATATGAAGAAAAAATACCCTGATGACTATAGAATCTATCAGCTCCTGGCTGAGGAAGCAGGCAGAAACAAAAACATAGACAATGCGATCAAATTTGCTGACAAGGCCCTTGAATTGAATTACTCGGAACAGAATGCAATTCTTCTTTCCGAACTTTACGTGCAAAAGGGCAATATCGATTCTGCAATCGACACTCTCAACAAGGCGGTCACAAAATTTCCTTCATCCGTTTCATTAAAGATTGTTCTCGCACGTCAGCTTCTCGTCAAAAACGATGCCGACAAAGCGCTTCAGATAATTGATCCACTTGTTAAATCCATGCCGGAAAATCCTGATATCGCAATACTTGCAGCAAGAATTTACATGATGAGAGGAGAGCAGGAAAAAGCGCGTTCGTTCATCGAGTTCGCGCTGAAAGACAAAAAGGACGATCCGAAGCTTCATGCAATGCTCGCCTCCATATATTTCAAAAGTGCCGAATACAGGAGAGCCCTTTCCGAGGTCGAGATCACACACAAGGAAGGCTCTTCTTCCGTGGAACTGCTCAATATAGGCGTCATCTCCGCACTCAATCTGGACCAGCCCGATAAAGCCCTTAAATTCATTCAGATGCTGAAGAAGGCCGCTCCATCAGATTGGGCCACGACATATTCCGAAATAACATACTTCCTTTACAAAAAGGACAGCGCTTCCGCTTTCAGGCTTGCAGAAAAGGCAATCAGGACATGGCCCGATAAAATGGAGGCACTAACGATCTATGCCCAGACCGGCTCTGATACCATAGGCCCGGCCGCCACAATCCAGGGAATAAGCTCGATATGCGCCAAGTCAAAATCCTCGAACTGCATGCTTGTGCTATCAGTCCTGTATGAAAAGGCTGGAATGAGAAACGATGCGCTGGCTAAGATAAAAGGCGCCATCTCACAGGAACCGGGCAGGGATGACCTGTACTATGCACTTGCGGATTTCTACACCCGTAACGACATGACCGACCTTGCGATTGCGGAATTCAAGGACCTCCTTATAAAAAAACCCGACGACATGAAATCTGCTACCATGCTTGCCATACTCCTTAATGACAGCGGTGATATTGTGAACGCGGAAAAAACCTATTCTTACATCCTGGATAAGGACCCTTCAAACAGAATTGCGGCAAACAACCTGGCATGGATACTCGCTGAACGAGGCAGAAAAACCGACCTTGACAAGGCAATGGACCTTGCAACAAAGGCTAAGAGGTCAGCCCCCGGAAATCCATCCATAGCCGACACCCTGGGCTATGTTTATCTTAAGAAGGACATGGTGAACAATGCTAAAGTCCAGTTCCTGATTGCACTGGATAAAAACCCCGATGATCCTGCATTCAACTACCATATGGCTATGGCGCTCACAAAAGAGGGCAAGAAAAAGGAAGCGGCTTTATATCTGAAAACCGCGCTCAAAACAAAGTCATTCAACGAGAGGAAAGACGCCGAAAATCTGCTGAAACAGATTGGCGGTTAAGTCAGATGCAGAGGATCGAGGCGGCTGCGACTGCGGCCGCAAGGGTTCTCAATGTAGTTTTTCCCATGTTTACGGGAATAAAGCCGCTTTTATAAAACAACCCCGTTTCCTGTTCAGTAAAACCGCCTTCAGGTCCTACTGCAAAGCACATCTCTTCATCTTTGATATCCAGAATGCCTTTTGTACCGTCCATCGACGCATAGTATCTGTTCATGTATCTGCTCACGGCCGATTTTACGAATTCAGGAAGTTTAACCGGCGGTTCGAGCACGGGAACTGTCCTTCGCTGCGATTGTTTGACGGCCTCCTTAATTATGTCTTCCCACCTTTTCAGTTTTGCCTGGCTTACCGCCCTTATATTGGATCTTTCGGCAACAAGCGGACAGATGCTGCTTGCACCCAGTTCCGCAGCGAGTCTGATCGCATCGTCCATTTCCCTTATGTCGATAAGCGATATCCCGAGGTGCAGCCGCGCCCTTCCCCTGTCGCAAAGTTCGTCTTTCTCAACTACTTCAAGCCTGATTTCATTCTTCGAGATGCCTGTAATTCTCGCCCTGAATCCATCCGTTCCCTGCCGGATAAGAATCTCGTCGCCCGGACGCTTTCTCAGAGGACCTGCAATATGCATTGCATCCTTGTCCGAAATCAGCGCTTCATCTCCTGAAATCCGGGCAAAGAATCTGGGCATTTCAGGAGATCCTCATATGGACATTTCCTTGAGGTAGGCTGCGGCCTTTTCAGGAGGGGTCGAGTTGATAAACAGGTCCGACCCCCACTCGAAACCGGTGAGCGGCATCAGCCTGGGCAGTATTTCCATATGCCAGTGGTAATATGAGGCGCATTCCATTGAGAACGGTGACGTATGTATTCCATAGTTGTAAGGGGGCATGCCGAGCGCTCTGTCTATTCTCTTCATGACATCTATGAATATCATGGACATTTCCTTTATCTCACCCGGCTCGACGTCTTCGAATCTGGATATATGCCTCTTGGGCAATATCCAGGTCTCGAACGGAACCCTGGGCGCGAACGGTTCAAATGCGATAAAATCCCTTGTCTCCGAAACGAGCCTTACACCCTGCTGCAGTTCCTGCCTGATGATATCGCAGAAGATGCATCGTTCCTTATATTCATAATGCTTTTCGGCGCCTTCAATTTCTTCAAGAACACCCCTGGGAATAATGGGAAGCCCCATAAGCAGCGAATACTGATGTTCGAGCGTAGCCCCTGCATTGGAACCGGAATTTTTATAGATAAGCGCATATCTCAGACGGCGGTCCCGCTTTAAATCAACAAGCCTGTCGCGGTATGCCCAGAAGAGATTTTCCATCTCAGGCTGCTCCATTTCCGACTGCCTTATTCCGTGCCTGGGGGTTTCTATTATGACCTCGTTAGCCCCTATCCCCGATATCTTGTCATAAAGTCCCTCACCCATTCGTTTCAGGTCTTCCTCTACGACAAGCACCGGACTTCTGTTGGGGACCACCCTTAGCCTCCAGTCCGGGCTGTTTGGTAATGATCCGAAAGGCCTGTTTGCAAGAATCTCAGGCGGGCACATATGTTCATTGCCGGGACAGAACGGACAGGAAAGACTGTCTTTGAGAGCCTGTTCAGGGATGATACCGGGCGTTCTCGTCGCCGAGTCGGTAATTATCACCCACCTGTCTATTATAGGATCTTTTCTCAATTCTGACATATTTCACCCATGTTAATTGCAAGCCAGGGAATGCCGCCCTTGATGCGTCTTATAAAATACATGCACCAGCCCTGAAAGGTCTTTTCAAAACCGGATTCGCTCTGAGATGCGCATTCTATGGGAAGCAGAACGATTTCCCACACGGAATCGGATTCAATGCATACCGAAAGATTTCTGCCCGCATCATTGAAAACCATCCTTCTCCCGGTGAAAATCCCCCTTTCGTCTATCTCTCCCACATCCTTTATGGCCGGTTTGTCCGGCATCATGATATTCATTTCGACCGCCAGGAACATATCATCGTCAATCTCCCCTGAAATGCTCTGTTCAAGCAGAATCGAACCTTCGGGGTCAAAGGTTATCGTTTTTGTTATATCCAGTCCTTCATCATTTGCCGAAAGCATGACCTTGAGCACATCGCCTTCTCCGGACATGCCGTCAAGCCTGAAGGGCCTCAAGGTATCCGGGAAGCCTTCAGGCTTCAGGCCTTGCAGGAGGCTTTCCGTGTCCGGCCTGCCATTGATGACATGCGTTATGAAAGAGTTCCTCGAATAGCTGTCATAAACCAGGAGGCTTTTAAGCTCATCGGAAGAGACAAACGCAATATCATGAATTGAAAGCGGCTTGTTTCCGCTGTCATGACTGCTCTGGGTCCCCGATGAGCTCAATATCTTGTTGTGGTAAATCTCTTCGTGTCTCATCATTACATTTGTAATGCATCTTTCACCGGGCTTGTATTCCAATCCGAAGACAGAGCCGTTTTCATCGGGCGAGATGATGCAGTTGATGCGCCTGCCAGAAACAAGGATCTCATCATTTCCGTCAATGTCATAATCGTAATTTTCGACGATATAGGGTTTGTCTTTAAGCCTTTTTTCATCGACTATCTTCTCCGCCTTGAGAAGATTTTCATAAATGGCTTCTCTCAATATATCGAGATATACTCCGCCGAAAAGGCCATGCCAGTAGCCGCAGTTGCACTGCGCCATGAAAAGATGCCTCAGGGCCGTTTCATCGGAACCGTATTCCCTGACAAGCCTGCTGATCCTGAGCATCTTTTTGTGCATTCTGTTGCTTTCGGGATACTTTGCCAGAAAATTGTCCCAGGTGCCGCCTCTTAAAAAGCCCCTTTTCGCGTTCCAGTCCCAGGAGTTTTTCGCGTCCCTGACAAGGCTTCCGTAAAGCCTTCCCTGCTCCGGGAACAGGCTCCATTCCATCATCTCCTGGTAAGACGCAGTCGGGAGATAGATAAGTCCCTTGGGTTGGTGGTTTTCAAGTACGCTCTTCAGCGTTACAATCTCTACGTCTTCACACCTGCTCATAGCCTCCATGAACCGTTCGAGCCACTTGTCCTCATATACCCACTTGAGCGTACCCGGCCACATCCCGAACTTCTCGCCGTCATCCCCGTAAGTGACGACCTCGACCCCCCTGTCCCTTAGTTCCAGAAGGTAATCTATTATCACCCGGGGCTCCTTGAACGGGATCAGATACCTGAGGTTCATGTCTATCGGAAACACCTTCAGCGATGCCCCTTCCCTTTCCGTGATATAATATCCGTGAACGTCATCGGGCCTGAGCCCTGCGGCAAGGAAGTGTGTATCATCGAGTAGCGTATAGTCTATCCCCGAGCCTGATATCTTCAGGGGAAGAGACGGGTCCCACACCCTTTCCGTGCACCATATCCCGGATGGCTTCATACCGAATTTCTTAAGGAAAAACTCGCAGCACATCATGATCTGCCTTACTGCATCATCTGCCGGAATGGCCGGAAGTATGGGCTCATAGAATCCGCCACCCATCAGCTCCACCTGACCTGTTGAGATAAGAGCGCCCAGCAGATTGTAAAATTCAGGCCTTTTTTTCTCAAACCACTCAAGCAGCGGTCCCGTGAAATGAAGTGTGGCTCTGATGTCGGGATATTTCTTCAGATATTCAAGGAATGGCAGATAGCAGTCTCTTGCCCCCTGTTCGAACACTTTCGGATAATTGCCCACAGGTTGATGAGAATGGATGCAAAAAGCCAGTTTTATCTTCTCAGACATACCACATCTTCCTTTCGAAATCCTCTCCGGGAACTTCCAGGGCAAGAAGTCCGGATGAAGGATGTCTTTCAATCTCGATACCCGATTCCATAAGGATAAAATAAAACCTTATCTTATCATGGGGCTTAAGACCGAGCGCGCTGAAGCTTATTCCCAGTTCGATGCTGTCCCCCACCGCCATTTTGCCTGTTTCCCCCCCGGTGATTCCGGTGACGCCTTCAGTCTGAAGGGTCATCCTCCTTTCCGCCAGGTTCAGAATTACATTTACCGGCTTATCGAGGACGAAGCATATCTTCACAAGCGCATTTATTGGCAGTGCCGCTGTTTCCAGTTTGAAATAGAGGTGCTGCTCGTCGAATCCGTATAGGATCTTATGTATGTAACCGGAATGCCTGTACATGCTGGAAGACTCTGGCCTTGTCAGATAAACGCCCGCCTTGCGCCATTCATAGAAGTGTGTGACGAATCCGTCTATGACCGGCCTGACAAATCCGGACGGCTCTTTCTGAGGCGAGATGTCATAGGGCGTTATTATGCTCTTGAAAAGATATGAGGGCGGGACGTCGCCATGCAGTTCATAGCAGTTCCTGAGGTGAAGCCTGAAGAGCCTGTCGAAATCGCCCTTGTTGAGAATCGTGAATTCGTCGCCGAACCACCAGAACCAGTCGCTGCCTTCGGCTATATAAATCTCTTCCCATGAAAGCTTA contains:
- a CDS encoding tetratricopeptide repeat protein; the protein is MRKLFIMSLFLIILLSQSACSKSPDEKRADYLMSADKYAAQDKYAEAAIQYQNALKIAPDDATTLIKLGELQMILQRHGDAFSSFMKASRIDPKNIKAHSNLATIYLLARKYDEASKEATIVLGLNPSDIHAKEILAQSLFLSGKKDEALTLLNNLIAKDEAGEGMFIDAVQILYEMGNMDDALKLIDAGLKKFPSSAGIRMVSCQVYLAKNKPDIALKMAEDAYSISKEDINSGLFLAGFAAKNNMPERFASVMADMKKKYPDDYRIYQLLAEEAGRNKNIDNAIKFADKALELNYSEQNAILLSELYVQKGNIDSAIDTLNKAVTKFPSSVSLKIVLARQLLVKNDADKALQIIDPLVKSMPENPDIAILAARIYMMRGEQEKARSFIEFALKDKKDDPKLHAMLASIYFKSAEYRRALSEVEITHKEGSSSVELLNIGVISALNLDQPDKALKFIQMLKKAAPSDWATTYSEITYFLYKKDSASAFRLAEKAIRTWPDKMEALTIYAQTGSDTIGPAATIQGISSICAKSKSSNCMLVLSVLYEKAGMRNDALAKIKGAISQEPGRDDLYYALADFYTRNDMTDLAIAEFKDLLIKKPDDMKSATMLAILLNDSGDIVNAEKTYSYILDKDPSNRIAANNLAWILAERGRKTDLDKAMDLATKAKRSAPGNPSIADTLGYVYLKKDMVNNAKVQFLIALDKNPDDPAFNYHMAMALTKEGKKKEAALYLKTALKTKSFNERKDAENLLKQIGG
- a CDS encoding RsmE family RNA methyltransferase — protein: MPRFFARISGDEALISDKDAMHIAGPLRKRPGDEILIRQGTDGFRARITGISKNEIRLEVVEKDELCDRGRARLHLGISLIDIREMDDAIRLAAELGASSICPLVAERSNIRAVSQAKLKRWEDIIKEAVKQSQRRTVPVLEPPVKLPEFVKSAVSRYMNRYYASMDGTKGILDIKDEEMCFAVGPEGGFTEQETGLFYKSGFIPVNMGKTTLRTLAAAVAAASILCI
- a CDS encoding HIT domain-containing protein, coding for MSELRKDPIIDRWVIITDSATRTPGIIPEQALKDSLSCPFCPGNEHMCPPEILANRPFGSLPNSPDWRLRVVPNRSPVLVVEEDLKRMGEGLYDKISGIGANEVIIETPRHGIRQSEMEQPEMENLFWAYRDRLVDLKRDRRLRYALIYKNSGSNAGATLEHQYSLLMGLPIIPRGVLEEIEGAEKHYEYKERCIFCDIIRQELQQGVRLVSETRDFIAFEPFAPRVPFETWILPKRHISRFEDVEPGEIKEMSMIFIDVMKRIDRALGMPPYNYGIHTSPFSMECASYYHWHMEILPRLMPLTGFEWGSDLFINSTPPEKAAAYLKEMSI
- a CDS encoding alpha-amylase/4-alpha-glucanotransferase domain-containing protein, which encodes MSEKIKLAFCIHSHQPVGNYPKVFEQGARDCYLPFLEYLKKYPDIRATLHFTGPLLEWFEKKRPEFYNLLGALISTGQVELMGGGFYEPILPAIPADDAVRQIMMCCEFFLKKFGMKPSGIWCTERVWDPSLPLKISGSGIDYTLLDDTHFLAAGLRPDDVHGYYITEREGASLKVFPIDMNLRYLIPFKEPRVIIDYLLELRDRGVEVVTYGDDGEKFGMWPGTLKWVYEDKWLERFMEAMSRCEDVEIVTLKSVLENHQPKGLIYLPTASYQEMMEWSLFPEQGRLYGSLVRDAKNSWDWNAKRGFLRGGTWDNFLAKYPESNRMHKKMLRISRLVREYGSDETALRHLFMAQCNCGYWHGLFGGVYLDILREAIYENLLKAEKIVDEKRLKDKPYIVENYDYDIDGNDEILVSGRRINCIISPDENGSVFGLEYKPGERCITNVMMRHEEIYHNKILSSSGTQSSHDSGNKPLSIHDIAFVSSDELKSLLVYDSYSRNSFITHVINGRPDTESLLQGLKPEGFPDTLRPFRLDGMSGEGDVLKVMLSANDEGLDITKTITFDPEGSILLEQSISGEIDDDMFLAVEMNIMMPDKPAIKDVGEIDERGIFTGRRMVFNDAGRNLSVCIESDSVWEIVLLPIECASQSESGFEKTFQGWCMYFIRRIKGGIPWLAINMGEICQN